Genomic segment of Nitrospiria bacterium:
GACCATCCCGCTGCGGATGCGCGGCCAGTGGGACTTAAAAGCCGTCCGGGGGCTAAGGCGATGGATCAAAGAGCTGCGGATCGAGATCATCAACACGCACAAACCGCTGCCCCATACCCTTGCGGTACTGGCCGCGATAGGGTCCGGGCCGCCCGTGGTGGCGACGCGACGGGTTTCGTTCCCGCTTCGGCGGCATCTCTTTTTGAAATGGAAATGGGATTGGGCCGTGGCCGCACTCATCGCGGTCTCGAAAGGGGTCGCGGAAGGTCTGATCGACTCGGGGATTTCTCCGAAAAAAGTGGTCACGATCTACAGTGCCGTGGATCTCGAACGATTTCATCCGGACGTTTCGGGGGCGGACATCCGGAGGGAATTCGGTCTTTCGCCGGATGCGCCGGTGGTCGGGCAAGTGGCCGATCTTCGTCCCTATAAAGGATACGAAGTGCTCCTGGAAGCGGCGCCGCTTGTATTAAAGCGGATGCCGGACGTTCATTTCTTTTGCATCGGAAGGAAAAGCCCGGAAGACTACGACGGCCTGGCCCGACGGATCGACCGCCTGGGAATTTCCAAGAATGTCACCTTCACCGGTTTCAGAAAAGATGTGGAGGCCTTCTACGCGACCATGGCCGTCTGCGTCAACTGCACCACGGTGGCGGAGGGGCTCCCGGGTTCGCTGCGCGAGGCGCTGGCGATGCGGGTGCCGGTGATCGGTTCGGACGTGAAGGGGAATCGGGAGTTGGTGATTCCGGATCGGACAGGCGAGTTGGTTCCGCCGAGGGATCCCCAAGCGCTGGCCGAGGCGATCCTGGCTCTGTTGAGAGACCCGGCCCGCCGGTCCAAGATGGGGCTTGAAGGGCGTCGATGGATGGAGGCCGAGTTTTCGGTCCGGAC
This window contains:
- a CDS encoding glycosyltransferase family 4 protein, with the translated sequence MKTLRILQINSGTGWSGSHHQVYLLSRGLAERGHEVTVVCEADSHLMEKARAAGLRTIPLRMRGQWDLKAVRGLRRWIKELRIEIINTHKPLPHTLAVLAAIGSGPPVVATRRVSFPLRRHLFLKWKWDWAVAALIAVSKGVAEGLIDSGISPKKVVTIYSAVDLERFHPDVSGADIRREFGLSPDAPVVGQVADLRPYKGYEVLLEAAPLVLKRMPDVHFFCIGRKSPEDYDGLARRIDRLGISKNVTFTGFRKDVEAFYATMAVCVNCTTVAEGLPGSLREALAMRVPVIGSDVKGNRELVIPDRTGELVPPRDPQALAEAILALLRDPARRSKMGLEGRRWMEAEFSVRTMVDRTEALYLKLIEGS